One region of Peribacillus simplex genomic DNA includes:
- a CDS encoding NADPH-dependent FMN reductase, giving the protein MKLVIINGSPRKQGRTGIASRYISKKYGAELIDLSNSEIPLYSGEGEQYQLEVIQGLRKSIGEADGVILTTPEYHGSMSGALKNALDFLSNEQFTHKPVALLAVSGGGKGGINALNSMRTVGRSLYANVIAKQLVLDPHCFDYENDGLLEESAVLVEGLLEDLKMYAAAYATMKK; this is encoded by the coding sequence ATGAAATTAGTAATCATTAATGGTTCACCACGTAAACAAGGGCGTACAGGGATAGCCTCACGCTACATTTCCAAGAAATACGGAGCGGAACTTATTGATTTAAGCAATAGTGAGATCCCTTTATATTCAGGTGAAGGTGAGCAATATCAATTGGAAGTGATTCAAGGTCTTCGGAAAAGCATCGGTGAAGCGGATGGCGTGATCCTGACCACTCCGGAATATCATGGTTCCATGAGTGGAGCTTTGAAAAATGCCTTGGATTTTCTAAGCAATGAACAATTCACGCATAAACCAGTCGCTTTATTGGCTGTCTCCGGCGGAGGAAAAGGTGGGATCAACGCCTTAAATTCAATGAGAACAGTGGGCCGCAGCCTTTATGCAAATGTGATCGCCAAACAATTGGTTCTGGATCCACATTGCTTCGATTATGAAAATGATGGTTTACTTGAAGAGTCTGCCGTACTTGTGGAAGGTTTACTTGAAGATCTTAAAATGTATGCAGCTGCGTATGCAACAATGAAAAAATAA
- a CDS encoding YhdB family protein, with amino-acid sequence MRIADYDQALFHTHRSDWDSLLVLMVRTKDHFLSKKIEHFLHAYRFEHDYQIVQSQLYALLRYLDHAAEKTSDYLSELPSLNQL; translated from the coding sequence ATGAGGATTGCGGATTATGATCAGGCATTGTTTCACACACACCGTTCTGATTGGGACAGCTTGTTAGTATTGATGGTTCGGACGAAAGATCATTTTCTTTCAAAAAAAATAGAACATTTTTTGCACGCATACCGGTTTGAGCATGATTACCAAATTGTTCAATCCCAGTTGTATGCGCTGCTTCGTTATCTAGATCATGCGGCAGAAAAAACAAGTGATTATTTAAGTGAACTTCCAAGCTTAAATCAACTATAG
- a CDS encoding M14 family zinc carboxypeptidase gives MREIMVIGVIVLLFFPETTLAEEVYSPERMEMDLQGIQHQYELDVQIIGQTEKGKDIKAVKLGKGKKSILFVGSHHGREWLSSKLLMSMLEDYAAAYRAGKPVGEYPSGALDEVSIWFIPMLNPDGVSIQQGDLSNLNILEKAAVWKMNGYSKNWSRWKANAKGIDLNRQYPSGWKEVMSHEKKPSYQFYKGEKPLEAAEVKALADFTREIDPLLAVAYHTSGREIFWHYKNKRENMVRDYGIAKKTSELTGYELTFPEKEAVGSGFTDWFITEFHRPGMTIELSYLVDETNPPLSVFPEEWKRNRSVGIMLVKEAMQLHNK, from the coding sequence ATGAGAGAAATAATGGTAATTGGAGTAATTGTCCTGCTTTTTTTTCCTGAAACCACACTCGCAGAAGAGGTGTATTCTCCTGAGCGGATGGAAATGGATCTGCAAGGAATCCAACACCAGTATGAATTGGACGTTCAAATAATCGGTCAAACTGAAAAGGGAAAAGATATAAAAGCAGTCAAGTTAGGAAAAGGAAAAAAATCGATTTTGTTTGTGGGGTCACATCATGGGCGGGAATGGCTCAGCTCCAAACTTTTAATGAGCATGCTTGAAGACTATGCAGCCGCTTATCGAGCGGGCAAGCCTGTTGGAGAATACCCGTCGGGAGCATTGGATGAAGTTAGCATCTGGTTCATCCCGATGCTTAATCCAGATGGAGTCAGCATCCAGCAAGGAGATTTATCAAACTTAAATATACTTGAAAAGGCAGCAGTATGGAAAATGAACGGATATAGCAAGAATTGGTCGCGATGGAAAGCCAACGCCAAGGGCATTGATTTAAATAGGCAGTATCCGTCTGGATGGAAAGAAGTCATGAGTCATGAAAAAAAACCATCTTATCAATTTTATAAAGGGGAAAAACCACTTGAAGCAGCTGAAGTTAAAGCGCTTGCGGATTTTACAAGGGAAATCGATCCCCTTCTTGCTGTTGCCTATCATACCTCAGGAAGGGAAATCTTTTGGCATTACAAAAATAAACGGGAAAATATGGTGAGGGATTATGGGATTGCCAAAAAAACATCGGAATTGACTGGGTATGAACTGACCTTTCCGGAAAAAGAAGCGGTAGGAAGTGGATTTACAGATTGGTTCATAACTGAATTCCACCGCCCGGGAATGACAATCGAACTTAGTTATTTAGTGGATGAAACCAATCCTCCCTTGAGTGTATTTCCTGAGGAATGGAAAAGGAATCGATCAGTTGGAATCATGCTTGTTAAAGAAGCGATGCAGCTGCATAACAAATGA